CTCATCCCCGTCTGGCAGGCCAAGCAGTACGCCGTCGTCCGCGACGACGTCTACGGACTGGAGTACTGCCTGGACGCCTCGACCGTCTTCCGCTTCTGGGAGATCAGCAAGGGCTGACACGAGCACGGGCCGACACCACGGCCCCGTACGACCGAGGGCGCCCCCTTCCACAAGAAGGGAGCGCCCTCGGTGCGTACGCCGGAGCCCGATGTCCGTGCGGGGCCCGTCGTCTACTGCGCGCCGGGGCGCACCAGCCCGCTCTCGTACGCGTACACCGCCGCCTGCACCCGGTCCCGCAGCCCCAACTTCGTCAGCACATGGCCCACATGGGTCTTCACCGTGGTCTCGCTGACGAACAGATCGGCGGCGATCTCCGCGTTCGACAACCCCCGGGCCACCAGCTTCAGTACCTCGACCTCACGGTCCGTCAGCGTGTGCAGCGTGTCCGGCACCGGCTCCTCGCCCGACGGCAGATGCACCGCGTACTTGTCGAGCAGCCGACGTGTGATGCTCGGCGCGAGCATCGCCTCCCCGTTCGCCACCACCCGGATCGCCTGCACCAACTCATTGGCCGGTGCGTCCTTCAACAGGAATCCGCTGGCCCCCGCCCGCAGCGCCTCGACCACGTACTCGTCCAGATCGAACGTGGTCAGCACCAGCACCTTGGCCGGACCGTCCCGCCCGGGCCCGGTGATCTGACGGGTCGCCTCCACGCCGTCCATCCGGGGCATCCGGATGTCCATCAGAACCACATCGGGCTGCAGCGCCCGCACCTGGTCGATCGCCTGGAGGCCGTCCCCGGCCTCCCCGACGACCGCGAGGTCCTGCTCCGCCTCCAGAATCATCCGGAACCCGGTACGCAGCAGCGGCTGGTCGTCGACCAGTAGGACGCGGATGGCCACGAAAATCTCCTTCGGCTAGTCCGGCCCCATTCTGCCCTGCTCCTCACCGGCCGACTCCGGTGACCTCACCTGGAGGGGGTACGGCGGGGGAGTGCCGCCGAACTCCGGGCACACCGCCTGGTGATCGCACCAGCCGCACAGCTTCGTCGGCCGCGGCCGCCAGTCACCGCTCTCCGTGGCCAGCCGGATCGCCTCCCACAGCGCCAGCAGCTTGCGCTCCACCCGCTCCAGATCGGCGACCACGGGGTCGTACGTCAGCACATCACCGCTGCCGAGATAGACCAGCTGAAGACGGCGCGGCACCACCTGCTTCAGCCGCCACACCACCAGCGCGTAGAACTTCATCTGGAACAACGCGCCCTCGGCGTACTCCGGTCGCGGCGCCTTGCCCGTCTTGTAGTCGACGATCCGCACCTCGCCGGTGGGCGCCACGTCGACCCGGTCGATGATCCCGCGCAGTCTGAGCCCCGACTCCAGCTCCGCCTCCACGAACAACTCCCGCTCGGCGGGCTCCAACCGCGTCGGGTCCTCCAGCGTGAACCAGCGCTCCACCAGCCGCTCGGCCTCCGCCAGCCAGCGCGCCAGCCGCTCACCCTCGGCGTCGTCCGCGAACAGCTCCCCGACCTCCGGCCTGCTCTCCCGCAGCCGGTCCCACTGTCCGGGCACCAACGACCTCGCCCGCGGAGCCGTCCGCTCGGCCGCCGGCGCGTCGAAGAGTCTCTCCAGCACCGCGTGCACCAGCGTGCCGCGGGTCGCCGCCTCGCTCGGCTTCTCCGGCAGCCGGTCGATCACCCGGAACCGGTACAGCAGCGGGCACTGCATGAAGTCGCTGGCGCGCGACGGCGACAGCGAGGCAGGCGGCGCGGCGGCCCGCACGGCAGGGCGCTCGCCCTCGCCACCCACGGGAACGGCGGGGGTGCCGTCGGTGCTGGTTTCCATGACCACAGACCATACGGCCCACCACTGACAGTGACAGCCACGGCCCCGTACGACCGCCGACCGACACCGCACCCGCCGACACCCGTGTGCCTGGTGCGACGCCGGGGAAAACAGAGGGGGTGCCGGGGCGGAACGCGCCCCGGTGACGGCATAGCATCGACAACAGACCCTTCCGCCCGGCCACCGGGTACGGAAGACGCTTCGAACGAGGGGACATCGTGGAGACGAGCGGCGGGAGCGGGCAGCCGCGGTCCGACAGCGAAGAGGCGCCCGAGGCCGCCCACCGCGACGCGACCGGAACACCGGCGAACCAGGACGCCCCCACCCCGACCGAGCCCCACCCCACCGTCGACGAGCCCGACGGCACCTCCTCGGAAGACACCCCCGACACGGCCGCGGCCCCGGCCGCCGACCGCGACGAGGCCCCTGACGGCGGCGAAGCCTCCCATGACGGCGTCACAGCCGATCACGGCCAGGCGCCTGACACCGCGACGCCCGCCGATGCCGACGTGACCAAGCCGCCGAGCGACCCGCCGACGGCCTCGACCCCCGCCGACCCGGACAAGGCACGCGCACCCGCCGACCTGACCAAAGCACCCGCCCCGGCGGACGAACCGGAGCGCACCGCGAGGTCCACGAGCCCCTTCGCCCACCCGGACGCCGCACCCAAGCCCCCCGAGCGCCCCAAGGAGCCCGGCGGCGGCATCCTCATGGGCCGTCCCTTCGGCGTGCCCGTGTACGTCGCACCCAGCTGGTTCCTGGTCGCCGCCCTGATCACCTGGGTCTTCGGCGGCCAACTCGACCGCGTCCTGCCCGAACTCGGCGCCGCCCGCTACCTCGTGGCCCTGTTCTTCGCCGTCGCCTTCTACGGCTCCGTACTCGTCCACGAACTCGCCCACACCATCGCCGCCCTGCGCTACAAGCTGCCCGTGCGCCGCATCCAGCTGCAGTTCTTCGGCGGTGTCTCCGAGATCGAGAAGGAGTCCGAGACCCCGGGCCGCGAGTTCGTCCTCGCCTTCGTGGGCCCCCTCCTCTCCCTGATCCTCGCGGGCGTCTTCTACGTCGGCCTGCTGGCCGTCGAACCGGGCACCGTCCCGGGCGTCCTGCTCGCCGGTCTGATGGTCTCCAACCTGATCGTGGCCGCGTTCAACCTGCTCCCCGGCCTGCCCCTCGACGGCGGCCGCATGCTCCGCGCCGTCGTCTGGAAGATCACCGGCAAGCCCATGAGCGGCACCGTCGCCGCGGCCTGGGTCGGCCGAGCCCTCGCCGTCTCCGTCCTCATCGGACTCCCGCTGCTGACCCAGTCCGGCCTGCTGGGCTCCGCCGCCGAGGACAGCGTCGGCATGGACACCGTCCTGGACGCCCTGCTCGCAGCGATCCTCGCCGCCATCATCTGGACCGGCGCCGGCAACAGCCTCCGCATGGCCCGCCTGCGCGAACACCTGCCCGAACTCCAGGCCCGCGCCCTCACCCGCCGCGCCGTCCCCGTCGAGACCGACACCCCCCTCTCCGAGGCCCTCCGCCGCGCCAACGAGGCCGGCGCCCGCGCCCTCGTCGTCGTCGACCCCGACGGCGAGCCCCTCTCCCTCGTCCGCGAGGCCGCCATCGTCGGTGTCCCCGAACACCGCCGCCCCTGGGTCGCCGTCAGCGGCCTCGCCCAGGACCTCACCGACGGCATGCGCGTCTCCGCCGAACTCGCCGGCGAAGAGCTCCTCGACGCCCTCCGCGCGGCGCCGGCCACGGAGTACCTGGTGGTGGAGGACTCGGGCGAGATCTACGGCGTCCTGTCCGCGGCCGACGTGGAACGCGCTTTCGTCAAGGCGATGGCCAGGCCTTCCTGACTCCGGCACGCGCGGCGCCCTCAAGGGGCGGGGCGCCCGCACCATGGTCCTCGGCCCTCCTAAACGCCGGTAGGCTGGTCACATGTCCGAACCGACCGGTGCCGCCCGCCGTCGCGGGCCCTTCAAGGTCGGGGACCAGGTCCAGCTCACCGACCCCAAGGGACGCCACTACACGTTCACGCTCGAAGAGGGAAAGAACTTCCACACCCACAAGGGTTCCTTCCCGCACGACGAGCTGATCGGTGCTCCCGAGGGCAGTGTTGTCCGCACCACGGGGAACGTCGCCTACCTGGCGCTCCGCCCCCTGCTCCCCGACTACGTCCTGTCCATGCCCCGCGGCGCAGCCGTGGTCTACCCCAAGGACGCGGGGCAGATCCTCGCCTTCGCCGACATCTTCCCCGGCGCCCGCGTCGTCGAGGCCGGCGTCGGCTCCGGCTCGCTCAGCAGCTTCCTGCTGCGCGCCATCGGCGACCAGGGCATGCTGCACAGCTACGAGCGCCGCGCCGACTTCGCCGAGATCGCCCAGGCCAACGTGGAGCGCTACTTCGGCGGCCCCCACCCCGCCTGGCAGCTCACCGTCGGCGACCTCCAGGACAACCTGAGCGACACCGAGGTCGACCGCGTCATCCTCGACATGCTCGCCCCCTGGGAATGCCTGGAGGCCGTCTCCAAGGCCCTCGTCCCCGGCGGCATCGTCTGCTGCTACGTGGCCACCACCACCCAGCTCGCCCGGACCGTCGAGTCCATCCGCGAGATCGGCTGCTTCAACGAGCCGAGCGCCTGGGAGTCGATGATCCGCAACTGGCACATCGAGGGCCTGGCCGTCCGCCCGGACCACCGCATGATCGGCCACACCGGCTTCCTGCTCACCGCCCGGCGCCTCGCCGACGGCGTCGAGCCCCCCATGCGCCGCCGCCGCCCCGCCAAGGGCGCCTACGGCGAGGACTACTCCGGCCCCAACGCCGACGGCGGCTCCGGCCGCTGACCCGACGTACGACGAACGCGCCCTTGACGTGGCCGAGTTCCCCGCAGCGCCCGGGAACTCGGCCACGGCGCTTTCCCGTTGACGCGCCACCGAAAAGCTGTGGGAACCACGTACCCCGCCGTTCCACCCCACTGTGACGTGTGGCACCATGCGGGTCATCCCAACCGGCACAGCACCCTCAGGAGACGCTCCTAGTGCAGCAATCCGCCGTCCCGGAACTGGCACACGCGCACACCCGCCCCATCCACTGGCTCGCCACGGCCACCGCCCTCGCCGGTGTCGTCGCCCTGTCGTCCGCCCTCCAGCCCGACGCGGCGAGAGCGGCCCAGCCGGCCCCCGAGACCGCCCCGGCCCCCGTCGCCGTGGCGCCCCCCGACCCCACCGAGGTGGACCTCCCGCTCGACTGCGGGCCCGTCGGCGTAGTCGTGAAGAAAAAGGGCTCGGCAGACCTCGACGGGGACGGTCGCCCCGAGACCGTGGCCGTCGTCCACTGCGACGCCAGCATGGGCACCCCACCCGACGGCGTGTACGTGCTCACCCGCTCCACCGACGCCGCGCAGCCCCGGGTCGTCGCCACCCTGGTGAACCCCAAGGACCGCACCACCGTCTCCGACTTCGCCGTCCGTGACGCCGCCGTCACCGCCACCCTGCACGGCTACTCGTCGGCCGAGGTCCCCAACTGCTGCCCGGACGTCACCGACCCCGTCAAGTGGCAGTGGAAGAACGGGGCGTTCGTGCGCTCCACGCCCGCCGGGGCACAAAGCGTCTGACATCGGTCGTCCCCGGGGCGAACGAGAAGTGATCACTCGGCAAACCCGGTGTGAGAAAGCAGACACAGGGCGACGCGGAGTGCCTGTCAGGTCACTCCGCGTCAGGTCCGAAGACCTCGACCCTGTCCGAAACGCGACGTACATGGATGCACTCGCCCGGACACTCCTTCGCCGAGTCCACCACGTCCGTGAGAAGCGGCAGCGGAACGGGCGTTGTCGCCCCCGGGGCCTGCAGCAACTCGTCCCCCGGACTCTTCACATAGGCCAGTCCGTCGATGTCCAGCTCGAACACCTCGGGCGCGTACTGCACGCAGATGCCGTCACCGGTGCAGAGGTCCTGGTCGATCCAGACCTCGAGCGCCTCGCCCGCGGCCGTGGCCTCCTGCTGCACGCTCATCTCTCCTGCCGCCTCACGCGTCGGGTCAATCGTCGAGTCATTCGTCGAGCCGGTCGGGAACGATGCAGGCTCTGACGGGTGTTGAACACTTCGACCCTACCCGGGGCCGCTTCCCAATCATGTTCGGTGGGTATTCCCCTGGCGTGAGGGAGAGCGCAAGGGTGAAGATCGGACACACCCCGACCGTCTTTGTGATCTAGGGGTTTCAATCGACACCCACCCAGGTAGGGTCTGGAAGCGTCCAGCTCCCCTTGGAGGAGGTGAGGACCGTGGCAGCCCACGACGACGACATGAACCGCGGCATCCGCCCGGGACGAGGGTCCGACGACCCTGCCGGGCAGATTGCCTACCTTGAGCAGGAGATCGCCGTCCTGCGACGCAAGCTCGCCGACTCTCCGCGACACACGAGGATTCTCGAAGAGCGGATCGTCGAGCTGCAGACCAATCTGGCCGGCGTGTCCGCACAGAACGAGCGGCTCGCCAACACGCTCCGTGAGGCCCGCGACCAGATCGTGGCCCTCAAGGAGGAAGTCGACCGGCTCGCACAGCCGCCGGCCGGCTTCGGTGTCTTCCTCACGGCGAACGAGGACGGCACGGCCGACATCTTCACCGGAGGCCGAAAGCTCCGGGTGAACGTCAGCCCCAGCGTCGACCTGGAAGAGCTCCGGCGAGGCCAGGAAGTGATGCTCAACGAAGCTCTCAACGTGGTCGAGGCCATGGAGTTCGAGAGCGTCGGCGACATCGTCACCCTCAAGGAGATCCTCGAGGACGGCGAGCGAGCCCTCGTGCAGGGGCACACCGACGAGGAACGGGTGGTGCGGCTCGCCGAGCCACTGCTGGACATCACCATCCGCCCCGGCGACGCCCTCCTGCTCGAACCCCGCTCCGGCTACGTCTACGAGGTCGTGCCCAAGAGCGAGGTCGAGGAACTCGTCCTCGAAGAGGTCCCCGACATCGGGTACGAGCAGATCGGTGGCCTCGGCAACCAGATCGAGATGATCCGCGACGCGGTCGAGCTCCCGTACCTCTACCCGGACCTGTTCAAGGAGCACGAACTGCGCCCGCCCAAGGGTGTCCTGCTCTACGGACCCCCCGGATGCGGCAAGACGCTCATCGCCAAGGCCGTGGCCAACTCACTGGCCAAGAAGGTCGCCGAAGTCACCGGCCAGGCCCAGGGCAAGAGCTTCTTCCTCAACATCAAGGGCCCCGAGCTCCTCAACAAGTACGTCGGCGAGACCGAGCGACAGATCCGCCTCGTCTTCCAGCGTGCGAGGGAGAAGGCCAGCGAGGGCACCCCCGTCATCGTCTTCTTCGACGAGATGGAATCCCTCTTCCGCACCCGCGGATCCGGTGTCAGCTCGGACGTGGAGAACACCATCGTCCCGCAGCTGCTCGCCGAGATCGACGGCGTGGAAGGCCTGCAGAACGTCGTGGTCATCGGCGCCTCCAACCGCGAGGACATGATCGACCCCGCCATCCTGCGCCCCGGCCGGCTCGACGTGAAGATCAAGATCGAGCGCCCGGACGCCGAAGCGGCCAAGGACATCTTCCAGAAGTACCTCACCGAGCGTCTCCCCCTCCACACGGACGACCTCGGCGAACACGGCGGCTCCAAGACCACCACCGTCCAGAGCATGATCCAGACGGCGGTCGAACACATGTACGCCGAATCCGAGGAGAACCGCTTCCTGGAAGTCACCTACGCCAACGGCGACAAGGAAGTCCTCTACTTCAAGGACTTCAACTCCGGCGCCATGATCGAGAACATCGTCGGCCGCGCCAAGAAAATGGCGATCAAGGACTTCCTCGACAAGAACCAGAAGGGCCTCCGCGTCTCCCACCTGCTCCAGGCCTGCGTGGACGAGTTCAAGGAGAACGAGGACCTGCCCAACACCACCAACCCGGACGACTGGGCCCGAATCTCTGGAAAGAAGGGCGAACGGATCGTCTACATCCGTACGCTGATCACCGGAAAGCAGGGCGCCGATACCGGACGCTCCATCGACACGGTGGCGAACACCGGACAGTACCTGTAAAACACAGGGCGGCTGCGGGTGCCCTCAATGGGTACCCGCAGCCGACTGTTTTCCAGGGACAAGCCGGAGCAAGGCAATGACGCAAATGATCTCCCCACCAGCGCGAAGCCGTTCTAGGCTCGTTCGTACCGCCGAGTCGCGCAGTGCGGGGACGGGCACCGCACACGCACCGGAGCGCCAGCGGTACTTGAGCAGCGTCCCCGACCGAGGACGCCGCCGGGCAAGGAGGGCCGCATGACCGTACGGCGAGTAATGGGCATCGAGACGGAGTACGGGATCTCCGTCCCCGGCCACCCCAATGCCAATGCCATGCTCACCTCGTCCCAGATCGTCAACGCCTACGCAGCGGCGATGCACCGGGCCCGCCGGGCCCGCTGGGACTTCGAGGAGGAGAACCCGCTGCGGGACGCGCGAGGCTTCGACCTCGCCCGCGAGGCCGCCGACTCCAGCCAGCTCACCGACGAGGACATCGGCCTCGCCAATGTCATCCTCACCAACGGCGCGCGGCTCTACGTCGACCACGCCCACCCCGAATACAGCGCCCCCGAGGTCACCAACCCCCTGGACGCCGTCCTGTGGGACAAGGCCGGCGAGCGCATCATGGCCGAAGCCGCCGAACGCGCGGCACAGCTTCCCGGCGCCCAGCCGATCCACCTCTACAAGAACAACACCGACAACAAGGGCGCCTCCTACGGCACGCACGAGAACTACCTGATGAAGCGGGAGACCGCCTTCTCGGACATCGTGCGCCACCTGACCCCCTTCTTCGTCTCTCGTCAGGTCTTCGCCGGCGCCGGCCGCGTCGGCATCGGCCAGGACGGCCACGAACACGGCTTCCAGCTCAGCCAGCGCGCCGACTACTTCGAGGTCGAGGTCGGCCTGGAGACCACGCTGAAGCGCCCCATCATCAACACCCGCGACGAACCCCACGCGGACGCGGAGAAGTACCGCCGCCTCCACGTGATCATCGGCGACGCGAACCTCTCGGAGATCTCGACCTACCTGAAGCTGGGCACGACAGCCCTGGTCCTCTCCATGATCGAGGACGGCTTCATCGCCGTCGACCTGGCCGTCGACCAGCCCGTACGCACCCTCCATCAGGTCTCGCACGACCCGACCCTGCAACGCCTGGTCACCCTCCGCAGCGGGCGCACACTGACCGCCGTGCAGCTCCAGATGGAGTACTACGAGCTGTCGCGCAAGTACGTGGAGGAGCGGTTCGGGGCCGACGCGGACGATCAGACCAAGGACGTCCTGAGCAGGTGGGAGGACACCCTCAACCGGCTCGAGAACGACCCGATGAGCCTCTCCGGGGAACTGGACTGGGTCGCCAAGCGAGAGCTGATGGAGGGCTACAGGCGCCGCGACAGCCTCGACTGGGACGCCGCCCGGCTGCACCTCGTCGACCTGCAGTACGCCGACGTGCGCGCCGAGAAGGGCCTCTACAACCGTCTCGCGGCCCGCGGCAAGATGAAGCGGCTCCTGACCGAGGCGGACGTCGACCGGGCCCGTACGAAGCCGCCGGAGGACACCCGCGCGTACTTCCGCGGTCGCTGTCTGGAGCAGTACGCGGACGACGTCGCGGCGGCCTCCTGGGACTCGGTGATCTTCGACCTCCCGGGCCGGGACTCGCTCCAGCGCGTTCCAACCCTCGAACCGCTTCGCGGAACGCGAAATCACGTCAAGGAGCTGCTGGACCGCTGCCGCACGGCAGAAGACCTGGTCAGGGTACTTTCCGGCCACTGAACCGCGCTTCAATCGTGATCAGCGGGGCAGGGTGGAAACACCGCCGTCCGGGAATCATCGAGGTGGCCCCCGGACGTTGT
The DNA window shown above is from Streptomyces akebiae and carries:
- a CDS encoding response regulator, whose protein sequence is MAIRVLLVDDQPLLRTGFRMILEAEQDLAVVGEAGDGLQAIDQVRALQPDVVLMDIRMPRMDGVEATRQITGPGRDGPAKVLVLTTFDLDEYVVEALRAGASGFLLKDAPANELVQAIRVVANGEAMLAPSITRRLLDKYAVHLPSGEEPVPDTLHTLTDREVEVLKLVARGLSNAEIAADLFVSETTVKTHVGHVLTKLGLRDRVQAAVYAYESGLVRPGAQ
- a CDS encoding RecB family exonuclease; the protein is METSTDGTPAVPVGGEGERPAVRAAAPPASLSPSRASDFMQCPLLYRFRVIDRLPEKPSEAATRGTLVHAVLERLFDAPAAERTAPRARSLVPGQWDRLRESRPEVGELFADDAEGERLARWLAEAERLVERWFTLEDPTRLEPAERELFVEAELESGLRLRGIIDRVDVAPTGEVRIVDYKTGKAPRPEYAEGALFQMKFYALVVWRLKQVVPRRLQLVYLGSGDVLTYDPVVADLERVERKLLALWEAIRLATESGDWRPRPTKLCGWCDHQAVCPEFGGTPPPYPLQVRSPESAGEEQGRMGPD
- a CDS encoding site-2 protease family protein, whose amino-acid sequence is METSGGSGQPRSDSEEAPEAAHRDATGTPANQDAPTPTEPHPTVDEPDGTSSEDTPDTAAAPAADRDEAPDGGEASHDGVTADHGQAPDTATPADADVTKPPSDPPTASTPADPDKARAPADLTKAPAPADEPERTARSTSPFAHPDAAPKPPERPKEPGGGILMGRPFGVPVYVAPSWFLVAALITWVFGGQLDRVLPELGAARYLVALFFAVAFYGSVLVHELAHTIAALRYKLPVRRIQLQFFGGVSEIEKESETPGREFVLAFVGPLLSLILAGVFYVGLLAVEPGTVPGVLLAGLMVSNLIVAAFNLLPGLPLDGGRMLRAVVWKITGKPMSGTVAAAWVGRALAVSVLIGLPLLTQSGLLGSAAEDSVGMDTVLDALLAAILAAIIWTGAGNSLRMARLREHLPELQARALTRRAVPVETDTPLSEALRRANEAGARALVVVDPDGEPLSLVREAAIVGVPEHRRPWVAVSGLAQDLTDGMRVSAELAGEELLDALRAAPATEYLVVEDSGEIYGVLSAADVERAFVKAMARPS
- a CDS encoding tRNA (adenine-N1)-methyltransferase, producing the protein MSEPTGAARRRGPFKVGDQVQLTDPKGRHYTFTLEEGKNFHTHKGSFPHDELIGAPEGSVVRTTGNVAYLALRPLLPDYVLSMPRGAAVVYPKDAGQILAFADIFPGARVVEAGVGSGSLSSFLLRAIGDQGMLHSYERRADFAEIAQANVERYFGGPHPAWQLTVGDLQDNLSDTEVDRVILDMLAPWECLEAVSKALVPGGIVCCYVATTTQLARTVESIREIGCFNEPSAWESMIRNWHIEGLAVRPDHRMIGHTGFLLTARRLADGVEPPMRRRRPAKGAYGEDYSGPNADGGSGR
- a CDS encoding ferredoxin, which translates into the protein MSVQQEATAAGEALEVWIDQDLCTGDGICVQYAPEVFELDIDGLAYVKSPGDELLQAPGATTPVPLPLLTDVVDSAKECPGECIHVRRVSDRVEVFGPDAE
- the arc gene encoding proteasome ATPase, encoding MAAHDDDMNRGIRPGRGSDDPAGQIAYLEQEIAVLRRKLADSPRHTRILEERIVELQTNLAGVSAQNERLANTLREARDQIVALKEEVDRLAQPPAGFGVFLTANEDGTADIFTGGRKLRVNVSPSVDLEELRRGQEVMLNEALNVVEAMEFESVGDIVTLKEILEDGERALVQGHTDEERVVRLAEPLLDITIRPGDALLLEPRSGYVYEVVPKSEVEELVLEEVPDIGYEQIGGLGNQIEMIRDAVELPYLYPDLFKEHELRPPKGVLLYGPPGCGKTLIAKAVANSLAKKVAEVTGQAQGKSFFLNIKGPELLNKYVGETERQIRLVFQRAREKASEGTPVIVFFDEMESLFRTRGSGVSSDVENTIVPQLLAEIDGVEGLQNVVVIGASNREDMIDPAILRPGRLDVKIKIERPDAEAAKDIFQKYLTERLPLHTDDLGEHGGSKTTTVQSMIQTAVEHMYAESEENRFLEVTYANGDKEVLYFKDFNSGAMIENIVGRAKKMAIKDFLDKNQKGLRVSHLLQACVDEFKENEDLPNTTNPDDWARISGKKGERIVYIRTLITGKQGADTGRSIDTVANTGQYL
- the dop gene encoding depupylase/deamidase Dop, whose amino-acid sequence is MTVRRVMGIETEYGISVPGHPNANAMLTSSQIVNAYAAAMHRARRARWDFEEENPLRDARGFDLAREAADSSQLTDEDIGLANVILTNGARLYVDHAHPEYSAPEVTNPLDAVLWDKAGERIMAEAAERAAQLPGAQPIHLYKNNTDNKGASYGTHENYLMKRETAFSDIVRHLTPFFVSRQVFAGAGRVGIGQDGHEHGFQLSQRADYFEVEVGLETTLKRPIINTRDEPHADAEKYRRLHVIIGDANLSEISTYLKLGTTALVLSMIEDGFIAVDLAVDQPVRTLHQVSHDPTLQRLVTLRSGRTLTAVQLQMEYYELSRKYVEERFGADADDQTKDVLSRWEDTLNRLENDPMSLSGELDWVAKRELMEGYRRRDSLDWDAARLHLVDLQYADVRAEKGLYNRLAARGKMKRLLTEADVDRARTKPPEDTRAYFRGRCLEQYADDVAAASWDSVIFDLPGRDSLQRVPTLEPLRGTRNHVKELLDRCRTAEDLVRVLSGH